A genomic stretch from Sebastes fasciatus isolate fSebFas1 chromosome 23, fSebFas1.pri, whole genome shotgun sequence includes:
- the scyl2 gene encoding SCY1-like protein 2 isoform X2 yields the protein MESMLNKLKSTVTKVTADVTSAVMGNPVTREFEVGRHIASGGPGLCWRIYNGTKKSTKQEVAVFVFDKKMIDKYQKFEKDQIVDSLKKGVQQLTRLRHPRLLTVQHPLEESRDCLAFCTEPVFASLSNVLGQWENLPSPVPSDIKEYKLYDVETKYGLLQISEGLSFLHSGVKMVHGNLSLENIILNKSGAWKIMGFDFSISSTNPSDTELKYTCKEWEPNLPPLCLPNPEYLAPEYILSVSCDAASDMYSLGVVMHAVFNEGKPVFKINKHDIFKSFSRQLDQLSSISPAVLNKIPEEVREHVKMLLSVTPNVRPDADQMTKIPFFDDVGAVTLQYFDSLFQRDNLQKSQFYKGLPKVLPKLPKRVVVYRILPALTSEFVNPDMVPFVLPNVLLIAEECTKEEYVRLIMPDLTPVFKQQEPIQILLIFLQKMDLLLTKTPPEEIKNSVLPMVHRALEAPSVQIQELCLNIIPTFANLIDYPSMKNALIPRIKSACLQTSSLAVRVNSLVCLGKILEYLDKWYVIDEILPFLQQIPSREPAVLMGILGIYKCTFSHKKLGIPKEHLATKILPHLVSLSIDNNLNLNQFNSFMAVIRDMLTRMENEHKTKLEQLHIMQEQQRSINITNPGSQSEKTKSPPGSGNQIDDIFGGSGVNGKENGSSSAAAAAPQPNRMSLTLEEKQRLAKEQEQAAKLRNQQPLAPQSIKPANATNAKTKDLTSSLLNSMTTLNSLSLANAARPAPVQGATMSAFPSSSPMVGSMGAPVSNGFNSPMGFQTGGMGMGMRPAGPGLYGGMATTTSTPNFGALTQNQGHIGQTNKAPDLSALDSLFTPNQPKVTLNQMGPKATPGANSPWLNQYGAAQNAQTQMQGAPVAMGGAPSGFGMQANPFFNPQNFSQPAAAPSMNQSGIKHSASVNNDLKDLFG from the exons ATGGAGTCTATGCTGAACAAGCTAAAAAGCACCGTCACCAAGGTGACGGCGGATGTCACCAGCGCTGTCATGGGCAACCCGGTGACACGGGAGTTTGAGGTTGGACGACATATTGCCAGCGGGGGTCCTGGCTTGTGCTGGAGGATCTACAATGGAACCAAGAAGTCCACCAAACAG GAAGTAGcggtgtttgtgtttgataaGAAGATGATTGATAAGTATCAGAAATTTGAGAAGGACCAAATCGTTGATTCGCTGAAAAAAGGGGTGCAACAGCTGACCAGACTGCGTCACCCGCGTCTCCTGACTGTGCAGCATCCTCTGGAAGAGTCACG AGACTGCTTGGCGTTCTGTACAGAGCCGGTGTTTGCCAGTCTGTCCAACGTGCTGGGCCAGTGGGAGAACCTGCCTAGCCCCGTGCCCAGCGACATAAAGGAGTACAAACTCTATGATGTGGAGACCAAGTATGGCTTGCTACAG ATCTCGGAGGGTTTGTCCTTTCTCCACAGTGGGGTGAAAATGGTCCACGGCAACTTGTCTCTAGAGAACATCATCCTCAACAAGAGCGGAGCCTGGAAGATCATGGGCTTCGACTTCAGCATCTCCTCCACCAACCCCTCAGATACCGAG CTTAAGTACACGTGTAAAGAGTGGGAGCCCAACCTCCCTCCGCTCTGCCTCCCCAACCCTGAGTACCTCGCCCCTGAGTACATCCTGTCCGTCAGCTGTGACGCCGCCTCCGACATGTACTCGCTGGGCGTGGTCATGCACGCCGTCTTCAATGAGGGCAAGCCTGTTTTCAAAATCAACAAGCACGACATATTTAAGAGCTTCAGCAGGCAACTGGATCAG CTGAGCAGCATCAGTCCAGCAGTGTTGAACAAGATCCCAGAGGAGGTTCGGGAACATGTCAAAATGCTGCTCAGCGTCACACCCAACGTCCGACCGGATGCGGACCAGATGACCAAG ATTCCGTTTTTTGACGACGTGGGCGCTGTGACCCTGCAGTACTTTGACTCCCTCTTCCAGAGGGACAACCTGCAGAAGTCCCAGTTCTACAAAGGCCTCCCCAAAGTCCTGCCCAAACTACCAAAG AGAGTGGTGGTGTATCGAATCTTACCCGCACTGACCTCTGAGTTTGTCAACCCGGACATGGTTCCCTTCGTGCTGCCCAACGTGCTGCTGATCGCAGAGGAGTGCACCAAGGAGGAGTACGTTCGCCTCATCATGCCGGACCTCACGCCTGTTTTCAAGCAGCAAGAGCCCATTCAG ATCCTGCTGATATTCCTGCAGAAGATGGATCTACTGTTGACTAAGACGCCCCCGGAGGAGATTAAGAACAGCGTGCTGCCTATGGTCCACAGAGCTCTGGAAGCTCCTTCTGTACAGATCCAG GAGCTGTGCCTGAACATCATCCCGACGTTTGCCAACCTGATTGACTACCCGTCCATGAAGAACGCGCTCATCCCTCGAATCAAATCAGCCTGCCTACAGACCTCTTCACTCGCT GTACGAGTGAActctctggtgtgtctgggGAAGATTTTGGAGTATCTCGACAAGTGGTACGTCATTGATGAGATCCTGCCCTTCCTACAACAGATCCCCTCCAGAGAACCAGCAGTACTCATGGGAATTCTAG GAATCTATAAGTGCACCTTCAGCCACAAGAAGTTGGGCATCCCCAAAGAGCACCTTGCCACCAAGATCCTTCCTCACCTGGTCTCTCTTAGTATAGACAACAACCTCAACCTTAACCAG TTTAACTCGTTCATGGCGGTGATACGGGACATGCTGACTCGCATGGAGAACGAACACAAGACCAAGTtggagcagctgcacatcatgcAGGAGCAGCAGAG GAGTATAAACATCACAAACCCAGGGAGCCAATCAGAGAAGACTAAGAGCCCACCTGGCAGTGGCAACCAG ATTGATGATATCTTTGGCGGCTCAGGGGTTAATGGAAAAGAGAATggatcatcatcagcagcagcagcagccccacAGCCTAATAGA ATGTCTCTGACTCTGGAGGAGAAGCAGCGATTGGCTAAGGAGCAGGAGCAGGCAGCCAAACTGAGGAACCAGCAGCCGTTGGCGCCGCAGAGCATCAAACCAGCCAACGCCACCAACGCAAAG ACTAAGGATCTGACAAGCAGCCTGCTCAACAGCATGACAACCCTAAACAGCCTGTCCTTGGCCAACGCAGCGCGACCAGCCCCAGTGCAGGGCGCCACCATGTCTGCCTTCCCCTCCTCCAGCCCCATGGTGGGCTCCATGGGCGCCCCGGTCTCCAACGGCTTCAACTCACCCATGGGCTTCCAGACAGGAGGCATGGGGATGGGCATGCGGCCCGCAGGCCCCGGCCTCTATGGCGGCATggccaccaccaccagcaccccAAACTTCGGAGCCCTCACGCAGAATCAAGGACACATCGGGCAGACGAATAAAGCCCCCGACTTGTCGGCCTTGGACAGTCTTTTTACACCCAACCAGCCCAAAGTCACCCTCAACCAAATGGGTCCAAAGGCGACGCCCGGCGCCAACAGCCCTTGGCTCAATCAATACGGCGCAGCCCAGAACGCTCAGACTCAGATGCAGGGTGCACCGGTGGCGATGGGAGGAGCGCCCAGCGGCTTCGGGATGCAAGCGAACCCTTTTTTCAACCCGCAGAACTTTTCTCAACCTGCTGCTGCACCTAGCATGAACCAAAGTGGAATTAAACATAGCGCATCTGTCAACAATGATCTGAAAGACTTATTcggctaa
- the LOC141761531 gene encoding uncharacterized protein LOC141761531 isoform X2, producing MEHEEEPGDYWQEETSVNGKHYEWQLSNGHQWLPVDHDYVIETHYCQPGAKGITLNFSQWQVFIDFDKLQTLTAGLKVQRLILLPQGQTEDIGWYFRDDQLWREYGSQSSSMSSSSISSGEIERQFTLNPRGTFRFTVGSTGYSLDFSTMTQTNCITGLRRNVRRRPKFTSNAESLYSTSASSSQLTDGGYKWEFMGDEGNWTEYKAHVCSFDSTAIESQYQLNPQGQLHFKIKRYSYTLDFSNMCQVNDNIGTTRGVRRTTDSGSQQNSSSGTLPRWQFQDIGGKWKDYFKGSKGSSISSQDIELKYQQNPSGTITFTTKNFSYELNFSAMTQRNLSTNTSRSVRRLNQ from the exons ATG gaACATGAAGAGGAGCCAGGCGATTATTGGCAGGAGGAGACATCAG TCAATGGGAAACATTATGAGTGGCAGCTGTCAAATGGACATCAGTGGCTGCCAGTTGACCACGACTATGTGATCGAGACCCACTACTGCCAACCTGGAGCTAAAGGAATCACCCTCAACTTCAGTCAGTG GCAGGTGTTCATAGACTTTGATAAGTTACAGACTCTGACTGCAGGTCTGAAGGTGCAAAGGTTAATCCTTCTTCCTCAGGGCCAGACAGAGGACATAGGCTGGTACTTCAGAGATGACCAGCTGTGGCGTGAATATGGATCCCAG agCTCCAGCATGTCGTCCTCCTCAATCAGCAGTGGAGAAATTGAGCGCCAGTTCACTCTAAACCCTCGGGGGACCTTCAGGTTCACAGTGGGCTCGACGGGCTACTCGCTCGACTTCTCAA CCATGACCCAAACAAACTGCATCACAGGGCTTCGCAGGAATGTGAGAAGGCGTCCGAAATTCACTTCCAACGCAGAGAG cCTTTACTCCACCTCAGCTTCCTCCTCCCAGCTCACTGATGGAGGCTACAAGTGGGAGTTCATGGGAGACGAGGGGAACTGGACAGAATACAAAGCACAT GTATGTTCATTTGACAGCACTGCCATTGAGAGTCAATACCAGCTGAATCCACAGGGACAACTACACTTCAAGATCAAGAGATACTCATACACGCTGGATTTTTCAA ACATGTGTCAAGTCAATGACAACATCGGGACTACGAGAGGCGTGAGGAGGACTACTGACTCTGGGAGTCAACAGAACAGCAG TTCCGGCACACTGCCACGATGGCAGTTCCAAGATATCGGTGGAAAATGGAAAGATTATTTCAAAGGAAGCAAAGGAAGCAGCATTTCCAGTCAGGACATCGAGCTCAAGTACCAACAGAACCCGTCAGGAACCATCACGTTTACCACCAAGAACTTTAGCTATGAGCTCAACTTCTCAG CCATGACTCAGAGGAACCTGTCCACAAACACCAGCAGATCAGTGCGACGACTTAACCAGTGA
- the scyl2 gene encoding SCY1-like protein 2 isoform X1, whose translation MESMLNKLKSTVTKVTADVTSAVMGNPVTREFEVGRHIASGGPGLCWRIYNGTKKSTKQEVAVFVFDKKMIDKYQKFEKDQIVDSLKKGVQQLTRLRHPRLLTVQHPLEESRDCLAFCTEPVFASLSNVLGQWENLPSPVPSDIKEYKLYDVETKYGLLQISEGLSFLHSGVKMVHGNLSLENIILNKSGAWKIMGFDFSISSTNPSDTELKYTCKEWEPNLPPLCLPNPEYLAPEYILSVSCDAASDMYSLGVVMHAVFNEGKPVFKINKHDIFKSFSRQLDQLSSISPAVLNKIPEEVREHVKMLLSVTPNVRPDADQMTKIPFFDDVGAVTLQYFDSLFQRDNLQKSQFYKGLPKVLPKLPKRVVVYRILPALTSEFVNPDMVPFVLPNVLLIAEECTKEEYVRLIMPDLTPVFKQQEPIQASNMILLIFLQKMDLLLTKTPPEEIKNSVLPMVHRALEAPSVQIQELCLNIIPTFANLIDYPSMKNALIPRIKSACLQTSSLAVRVNSLVCLGKILEYLDKWYVIDEILPFLQQIPSREPAVLMGILGIYKCTFSHKKLGIPKEHLATKILPHLVSLSIDNNLNLNQFNSFMAVIRDMLTRMENEHKTKLEQLHIMQEQQRSINITNPGSQSEKTKSPPGSGNQIDDIFGGSGVNGKENGSSSAAAAAPQPNRMSLTLEEKQRLAKEQEQAAKLRNQQPLAPQSIKPANATNAKTKDLTSSLLNSMTTLNSLSLANAARPAPVQGATMSAFPSSSPMVGSMGAPVSNGFNSPMGFQTGGMGMGMRPAGPGLYGGMATTTSTPNFGALTQNQGHIGQTNKAPDLSALDSLFTPNQPKVTLNQMGPKATPGANSPWLNQYGAAQNAQTQMQGAPVAMGGAPSGFGMQANPFFNPQNFSQPAAAPSMNQSGIKHSASVNNDLKDLFG comes from the exons ATGGAGTCTATGCTGAACAAGCTAAAAAGCACCGTCACCAAGGTGACGGCGGATGTCACCAGCGCTGTCATGGGCAACCCGGTGACACGGGAGTTTGAGGTTGGACGACATATTGCCAGCGGGGGTCCTGGCTTGTGCTGGAGGATCTACAATGGAACCAAGAAGTCCACCAAACAG GAAGTAGcggtgtttgtgtttgataaGAAGATGATTGATAAGTATCAGAAATTTGAGAAGGACCAAATCGTTGATTCGCTGAAAAAAGGGGTGCAACAGCTGACCAGACTGCGTCACCCGCGTCTCCTGACTGTGCAGCATCCTCTGGAAGAGTCACG AGACTGCTTGGCGTTCTGTACAGAGCCGGTGTTTGCCAGTCTGTCCAACGTGCTGGGCCAGTGGGAGAACCTGCCTAGCCCCGTGCCCAGCGACATAAAGGAGTACAAACTCTATGATGTGGAGACCAAGTATGGCTTGCTACAG ATCTCGGAGGGTTTGTCCTTTCTCCACAGTGGGGTGAAAATGGTCCACGGCAACTTGTCTCTAGAGAACATCATCCTCAACAAGAGCGGAGCCTGGAAGATCATGGGCTTCGACTTCAGCATCTCCTCCACCAACCCCTCAGATACCGAG CTTAAGTACACGTGTAAAGAGTGGGAGCCCAACCTCCCTCCGCTCTGCCTCCCCAACCCTGAGTACCTCGCCCCTGAGTACATCCTGTCCGTCAGCTGTGACGCCGCCTCCGACATGTACTCGCTGGGCGTGGTCATGCACGCCGTCTTCAATGAGGGCAAGCCTGTTTTCAAAATCAACAAGCACGACATATTTAAGAGCTTCAGCAGGCAACTGGATCAG CTGAGCAGCATCAGTCCAGCAGTGTTGAACAAGATCCCAGAGGAGGTTCGGGAACATGTCAAAATGCTGCTCAGCGTCACACCCAACGTCCGACCGGATGCGGACCAGATGACCAAG ATTCCGTTTTTTGACGACGTGGGCGCTGTGACCCTGCAGTACTTTGACTCCCTCTTCCAGAGGGACAACCTGCAGAAGTCCCAGTTCTACAAAGGCCTCCCCAAAGTCCTGCCCAAACTACCAAAG AGAGTGGTGGTGTATCGAATCTTACCCGCACTGACCTCTGAGTTTGTCAACCCGGACATGGTTCCCTTCGTGCTGCCCAACGTGCTGCTGATCGCAGAGGAGTGCACCAAGGAGGAGTACGTTCGCCTCATCATGCCGGACCTCACGCCTGTTTTCAAGCAGCAAGAGCCCATTCAG GCTAGTAATATG ATCCTGCTGATATTCCTGCAGAAGATGGATCTACTGTTGACTAAGACGCCCCCGGAGGAGATTAAGAACAGCGTGCTGCCTATGGTCCACAGAGCTCTGGAAGCTCCTTCTGTACAGATCCAG GAGCTGTGCCTGAACATCATCCCGACGTTTGCCAACCTGATTGACTACCCGTCCATGAAGAACGCGCTCATCCCTCGAATCAAATCAGCCTGCCTACAGACCTCTTCACTCGCT GTACGAGTGAActctctggtgtgtctgggGAAGATTTTGGAGTATCTCGACAAGTGGTACGTCATTGATGAGATCCTGCCCTTCCTACAACAGATCCCCTCCAGAGAACCAGCAGTACTCATGGGAATTCTAG GAATCTATAAGTGCACCTTCAGCCACAAGAAGTTGGGCATCCCCAAAGAGCACCTTGCCACCAAGATCCTTCCTCACCTGGTCTCTCTTAGTATAGACAACAACCTCAACCTTAACCAG TTTAACTCGTTCATGGCGGTGATACGGGACATGCTGACTCGCATGGAGAACGAACACAAGACCAAGTtggagcagctgcacatcatgcAGGAGCAGCAGAG GAGTATAAACATCACAAACCCAGGGAGCCAATCAGAGAAGACTAAGAGCCCACCTGGCAGTGGCAACCAG ATTGATGATATCTTTGGCGGCTCAGGGGTTAATGGAAAAGAGAATggatcatcatcagcagcagcagcagccccacAGCCTAATAGA ATGTCTCTGACTCTGGAGGAGAAGCAGCGATTGGCTAAGGAGCAGGAGCAGGCAGCCAAACTGAGGAACCAGCAGCCGTTGGCGCCGCAGAGCATCAAACCAGCCAACGCCACCAACGCAAAG ACTAAGGATCTGACAAGCAGCCTGCTCAACAGCATGACAACCCTAAACAGCCTGTCCTTGGCCAACGCAGCGCGACCAGCCCCAGTGCAGGGCGCCACCATGTCTGCCTTCCCCTCCTCCAGCCCCATGGTGGGCTCCATGGGCGCCCCGGTCTCCAACGGCTTCAACTCACCCATGGGCTTCCAGACAGGAGGCATGGGGATGGGCATGCGGCCCGCAGGCCCCGGCCTCTATGGCGGCATggccaccaccaccagcaccccAAACTTCGGAGCCCTCACGCAGAATCAAGGACACATCGGGCAGACGAATAAAGCCCCCGACTTGTCGGCCTTGGACAGTCTTTTTACACCCAACCAGCCCAAAGTCACCCTCAACCAAATGGGTCCAAAGGCGACGCCCGGCGCCAACAGCCCTTGGCTCAATCAATACGGCGCAGCCCAGAACGCTCAGACTCAGATGCAGGGTGCACCGGTGGCGATGGGAGGAGCGCCCAGCGGCTTCGGGATGCAAGCGAACCCTTTTTTCAACCCGCAGAACTTTTCTCAACCTGCTGCTGCACCTAGCATGAACCAAAGTGGAATTAAACATAGCGCATCTGTCAACAATGATCTGAAAGACTTATTcggctaa
- the depdc4 gene encoding DEP domain-containing protein 4 codes for MMAVDLTPRFRRLNSQTRSFRDNIQNGFSGPFGATQLWHNIIRALQTQVEVRRCRRHLRVHAECFTGSDAVDAVLSYLMQNVVFCTSEVSRLKAARLCQALMEAKVFEPVGTKLFCRDKEVTFEDSSCSLYRFLEYKVSPNSAMKEYNSDTENMTPEEHGLKRKKSSRRLNELRTISNPLAVGPSDRRVERLLRNINLRPTLSAALNTTPSTSAFLSKAVVDEVWKQQTLLQLLQIVELPMLDCILTSPARGQLQACRAPLATQDLVISNTCLERELPNTLHLPKLDGWLSAAADCLEFFPDQLIVVAGEQLSQQGADVFSEDDQAEQMASQKRLLFDTIAKYYSGQEKAPLLSGRHLDIHAAIVNLLDEGKLQDAIKASQLCFRLLETSVRDELRRLLAFMATAAHPDACRLQKQIDNRALVCRTFQRAIVQNLELTRFQSETLVLFLMDNCTELFKTPTSLIEAVRTHLRTMQQGKDPDSIATFAFCQQVTPQEYEDQREATTLESLKQLLRDIASSKTIPVKERRRLLKEFEKHHPVVFLQHFSSTF; via the exons ATGATGGCGGTAGATTTGACTCCTCGCTTCAGAAGGTTGAACAGCCAAACGAGGAGTTTTCGTGATAATATACAGAACG GTTTCTCGGGGCCCTTCGGCGCCACCCAGCTGTGGCACAACATCATCCGTGCCCTGCAAACCCAGGTGGAGGTGCGCCGCTGTAGAAGGCATCTGCGCGTTCACGCCGAATGCTTCACGGGCTCAGACGCTGTGGACGCCGTCCTCAGCTATCTGATGCAGAATGTGGTGTTTTGCACCAGCGAAGTGTCTCGCCTCAAAGCCGCTCGTCTCTGCCAGGCTCTGATGGAGGCTAAGGTGTTCGAACCGGTCGGTACGAAGCTGTTTTGCAGAGACAAGGAGGTGACCTTCGAGGACAGCAGCTGCAGCCTTTACCGTTTTCTGGAATATAAAGTGTCACCCAATTCTGCCATGAAGGAGTACAATAGTGACACAGAAAACATGACACCAGAGGAGCATGGGCTTAAGAGGAAGAAGAGCTCCAG GAGGCTGAATGAATTGAGGACCATCTCTAATCCCCTCGCTGTCGGACCATCAGACAGGAGGGTTGAGAGGCTGCTGAGGAACATCAACCTGCGACCAACCTtgtctgcagctttaaacacaacCCCTTCTACTTCCGCCTTTCTGTCCAAAGCTG TGGTGGATGAGGTTTGGAAGCAGCAgacgctgctgcagctgctgcagataGTAGAGTTGCCCATGCTGGACTGCATCCTGACCTCTCCTGCCAGGGGTCAGCTTCAGGCCTGCAGAGCTCCTCTGGCCACCCAGGACCTGGTTATCTCTAACACATGCCTGGAGAGAGAGCTGCCCAACACCCTTCATCTGCCCAA GTTGGACGGGTGGCTGTCGGCAGCAGCAGACTGCTTGGAGTTCTTTCCCGACCAGCTGATCGTGGTCGCAGGGGAACAGCTCAGCCAACAAGGCGCCGACGTCTTTTCAGAAGACGACCAGGCAGAGCAGATGGCGAGCCAAAAGAGACTACTCTTTGACACCATTGCCAAGTACTACAGCGGACAGGAAAAAGCTCCGCTTCTCTCGGGACGCCATCTGGACATACACGCTGCAATTGTGAATTTGCTGG ATGAAGGGAAGCTGCAGGATGCCATCAAAGCATCTCAGTTGTGTTTTCGCCTGCTGGAGACGAGCGTGAGAGATGAACTCCGGAGACTACTGGCCTTTATGGCCACAGCAGCTCACCCAGATGCTTGCCGTCTTCAGAAACAG ATTGATAACAGGGCCTTGGTCTGCCGCACCTTTCAGAGAGCAATTGTCCAGAATCTTGAACTGACTCGATTCCAAAGCGAAACCCTGGTGCTGTTTCTCATGGACAATTGTACCGAGCTCTTCAAG ACTCCTACATCCCTTATTGAAGCTGTGAGGACACATCTGAGGACTATGCAGCAGGGAAAAGACCCTGACTCAATTGCCA CGTTCGCCTTCTGCCAGCAGGTGACGCCACAGGAGTACGAGGATCAGCGAGAGGCGACCACCCTGGAGAGCCTCAAACAGCTTCTTCGTGACATCGCCTCCAGCAAAACCATACCTgtcaaggagaggaggaggctgctcAAAGAGTTTGAAAAGCATCACCCTGTGGTCTTCCTCCAGCACTTCTCCAGCACCTTCTGA
- the LOC141761531 gene encoding uncharacterized protein LOC141761531 isoform X1: MLEHEEEPGDYWQEETSVNGKHYEWQLSNGHQWLPVDHDYVIETHYCQPGAKGITLNFSQWQVFIDFDKLQTLTAGLKVQRLILLPQGQTEDIGWYFRDDQLWREYGSQSSSMSSSSISSGEIERQFTLNPRGTFRFTVGSTGYSLDFSTMTQTNCITGLRRNVRRRPKFTSNAESLYSTSASSSQLTDGGYKWEFMGDEGNWTEYKAHVCSFDSTAIESQYQLNPQGQLHFKIKRYSYTLDFSNMCQVNDNIGTTRGVRRTTDSGSQQNSSSGTLPRWQFQDIGGKWKDYFKGSKGSSISSQDIELKYQQNPSGTITFTTKNFSYELNFSAMTQRNLSTNTSRSVRRLNQ, encoded by the exons ATGCTT gaACATGAAGAGGAGCCAGGCGATTATTGGCAGGAGGAGACATCAG TCAATGGGAAACATTATGAGTGGCAGCTGTCAAATGGACATCAGTGGCTGCCAGTTGACCACGACTATGTGATCGAGACCCACTACTGCCAACCTGGAGCTAAAGGAATCACCCTCAACTTCAGTCAGTG GCAGGTGTTCATAGACTTTGATAAGTTACAGACTCTGACTGCAGGTCTGAAGGTGCAAAGGTTAATCCTTCTTCCTCAGGGCCAGACAGAGGACATAGGCTGGTACTTCAGAGATGACCAGCTGTGGCGTGAATATGGATCCCAG agCTCCAGCATGTCGTCCTCCTCAATCAGCAGTGGAGAAATTGAGCGCCAGTTCACTCTAAACCCTCGGGGGACCTTCAGGTTCACAGTGGGCTCGACGGGCTACTCGCTCGACTTCTCAA CCATGACCCAAACAAACTGCATCACAGGGCTTCGCAGGAATGTGAGAAGGCGTCCGAAATTCACTTCCAACGCAGAGAG cCTTTACTCCACCTCAGCTTCCTCCTCCCAGCTCACTGATGGAGGCTACAAGTGGGAGTTCATGGGAGACGAGGGGAACTGGACAGAATACAAAGCACAT GTATGTTCATTTGACAGCACTGCCATTGAGAGTCAATACCAGCTGAATCCACAGGGACAACTACACTTCAAGATCAAGAGATACTCATACACGCTGGATTTTTCAA ACATGTGTCAAGTCAATGACAACATCGGGACTACGAGAGGCGTGAGGAGGACTACTGACTCTGGGAGTCAACAGAACAGCAG TTCCGGCACACTGCCACGATGGCAGTTCCAAGATATCGGTGGAAAATGGAAAGATTATTTCAAAGGAAGCAAAGGAAGCAGCATTTCCAGTCAGGACATCGAGCTCAAGTACCAACAGAACCCGTCAGGAACCATCACGTTTACCACCAAGAACTTTAGCTATGAGCTCAACTTCTCAG CCATGACTCAGAGGAACCTGTCCACAAACACCAGCAGATCAGTGCGACGACTTAACCAGTGA